One stretch of Chitinophaga pendula DNA includes these proteins:
- a CDS encoding ABC transporter ATP-binding protein has product MKTFFRLLGLSKPYHHYVPEYIIYIFLYTVLGIANFALLMPLMDVLFDTGKQQVVTTLPDFNLSAEYLKQVFYFYMKPYLDNGNQFGVLLYVCAIIFISILLKNIFGFLAQKVLTRMRVNLVRKLRERLFIQYSTQSLRFFHNERKGDLLSTISGDVGEVENSVVTSIQTIFRDPLVIISTFITLFIISKELTLFTLVFFPVSGFLISNLSRKLKKKASMSQNLLGNILNVAEESLSGIRIIKAFNAENFMRKKFDKENNEFSYTVKSIQNQRELASPISEVLGVLVIVVIIVYGGRLILNGQSTLSASAFIAYIALYFQIITPAKNIAGAFTVMQRGLAAGERVLRIIDIDNPIKDKPDAKSIQGFEREIKYNNVTFGYEQTNVLKDVNLTIHKGRMIALVGKSGAGKSTMVDLLPRFYDVTAGAITIDGHDIRDLKTHDLRQQMGMVSQEAILFNDSVLNNIAFGQPNPDPEAVIRAAKIANAHEFIAQLENGYDTVIGERGSKLSGGQRQRLTIARAIFKNPPILILDEATSALDTESEKLVQEALDKLMENRTTIVIAHRLSTIQHAHEIIVLDKGEIKERGNHEALIAQNGIYKRLVEMQEFK; this is encoded by the coding sequence ATGAAAACGTTCTTTCGGCTGCTGGGTTTATCAAAGCCTTATCACCACTACGTTCCAGAGTACATCATCTATATTTTCCTGTACACCGTCCTCGGCATCGCCAACTTCGCATTGCTGATGCCTCTCATGGACGTACTCTTCGATACCGGCAAACAACAAGTTGTCACCACACTACCCGACTTTAACCTGAGCGCAGAATACCTCAAACAGGTATTCTACTTCTACATGAAACCCTATCTCGACAATGGCAACCAGTTCGGCGTACTCCTGTATGTCTGCGCTATCATATTCATTTCTATCCTCCTCAAAAACATATTCGGATTCCTCGCCCAGAAAGTACTCACCCGCATGCGCGTCAACCTCGTTCGCAAACTGCGGGAAAGACTGTTCATACAATATAGCACACAGTCACTCCGCTTCTTCCATAACGAACGCAAAGGTGACCTCCTGTCCACCATCAGCGGCGATGTCGGCGAAGTAGAAAACTCAGTAGTCACCTCGATACAAACCATCTTCCGCGACCCACTGGTCATTATATCCACCTTCATCACCCTATTCATCATCTCTAAAGAGCTCACCCTCTTTACCCTGGTGTTCTTCCCGGTGTCAGGATTTCTGATATCCAACCTCTCCCGCAAACTGAAGAAAAAAGCCAGCATGAGCCAAAACCTGCTGGGCAATATCCTCAACGTCGCTGAAGAAAGCCTCTCCGGTATCCGTATCATCAAAGCTTTCAACGCCGAAAATTTCATGCGTAAAAAGTTCGATAAAGAGAACAACGAATTCAGCTACACCGTTAAATCCATCCAAAACCAACGCGAGCTGGCCTCCCCCATCTCCGAAGTACTGGGTGTACTCGTCATAGTAGTGATCATCGTATATGGCGGCCGCCTCATCCTCAACGGACAAAGCACCCTCTCCGCCTCCGCCTTTATCGCCTATATCGCACTTTACTTCCAGATCATCACCCCCGCTAAAAATATCGCAGGCGCCTTCACCGTCATGCAACGCGGCCTCGCCGCCGGCGAAAGAGTACTGCGCATCATCGATATCGACAATCCAATCAAAGACAAACCCGACGCCAAAAGCATCCAGGGCTTTGAAAGAGAGATCAAATACAACAACGTTACCTTCGGATACGAACAAACAAACGTACTCAAAGATGTCAACCTCACCATCCACAAAGGCCGCATGATCGCACTCGTCGGCAAAAGCGGTGCAGGTAAATCCACTATGGTCGACCTCCTCCCCCGTTTCTACGACGTAACCGCCGGCGCTATCACCATCGACGGGCACGATATCAGAGACCTCAAAACCCATGACCTCCGCCAGCAAATGGGTATGGTATCACAGGAAGCCATCCTTTTCAACGACTCCGTATTAAACAACATCGCCTTCGGCCAACCCAACCCCGACCCCGAAGCCGTCATACGGGCCGCCAAGATCGCCAACGCCCACGAATTCATCGCGCAACTGGAAAACGGATACGATACCGTCATAGGTGAAAGAGGCTCCAAACTAAGCGGTGGCCAACGCCAACGCCTGACCATCGCTCGCGCCATCTTCAAAAATCCCCCCATCCTCATCCTCGACGAAGCCACCTCCGCACTGGATACCGAGTCAGAAAAACTCGTACAGGAAGCCCTCGATAAACTGATGGAAAATAGAACCACCATCGTAATCGCTCACCGACTCTCCACCATCCAGCACGCACACGAGATCATCGTACTCGACAAAGGAGAAATCAAAGAAAGAGGTAACCACGAAGCACTCATCGCACAAAATGGTATCTACAAAAGATTGGTGGAAATGCAGGAATTCAAATAA
- the rbfA gene encoding 30S ribosome-binding factor RbfA translates to MQESKRQKQIGQMLQQELSDIFQRMGFNVIEGGMISISSVKMTPDLLEARVYLSLFQISQPAEMIGRIKERTGEIKKELGQRVGKQLRRMPELSFFQDDTLDYIFRMEELFKKIKDEDSGKENQ, encoded by the coding sequence ATGCAGGAAAGTAAAAGGCAAAAGCAAATAGGACAGATGCTGCAGCAGGAGCTGAGCGACATATTCCAGCGGATGGGTTTCAATGTGATAGAGGGGGGGATGATTTCTATATCCTCTGTAAAGATGACGCCGGATTTGTTGGAGGCGAGGGTATATCTGAGTCTGTTCCAGATCAGCCAGCCTGCTGAGATGATAGGGCGTATCAAGGAGCGTACGGGGGAGATCAAGAAGGAATTGGGGCAACGGGTAGGCAAGCAACTGCGTCGTATGCCGGAGTTGTCTTTTTTCCAGGACGATACGCTGGATTATATCTTCCGTATGGAGGAATTGTTTAAGAAGATCAAGGACGAAGATTCCGGCAAGGAAAATCAATAG
- a CDS encoding FtsX-like permease family protein, translating into MIWQFASRYFLAKKSTNAINIIAWVSVAAIAVGAGALVIILSVFNGFEGLVKSLYSSFYPDVKVVPAAGKTMLLTPAQLQQVGQVAGVANYARIIEEKAVLRSGQEPTIAILKGVDSGYTRVTTVQDKIVRGRFDIGDDLAYRAVLGLDLEGALGVDVAHSMVPLTVYVPRRNTTSFVLPEEALNNGILYPAGTFAIQQEFNSKYVITHIDFMRKLLELGPDELSALEIRIRPGADDRQLKVQLERLLGGRYKVQTRYEQNQALYAIMQTEKWAVYVIFSFILVIAAFNMVGSLSMLVIEKRKDITILKAMGARQRLIRRIFLAEGLIIAGVGTLLGFGIGILVCVVQQQFGLIKLEGASFLVDAYPVSMYWGDFVLVSMTIVVIGLAAGWYPAHRAARQVIELKAT; encoded by the coding sequence ATGATCTGGCAGTTTGCATCCCGATATTTTCTGGCAAAAAAATCCACCAATGCGATTAACATCATCGCCTGGGTGAGTGTGGCAGCTATTGCGGTAGGTGCTGGTGCGCTGGTGATCATACTCAGTGTTTTCAATGGTTTTGAGGGCCTGGTAAAGTCTTTATATTCCTCTTTTTATCCTGATGTGAAGGTCGTGCCTGCGGCGGGTAAGACGATGTTGCTGACGCCGGCGCAATTACAGCAGGTCGGTCAGGTAGCAGGTGTTGCTAATTATGCGCGTATTATAGAGGAGAAGGCGGTATTGCGGTCGGGGCAGGAGCCTACGATTGCTATCCTGAAGGGTGTAGATAGTGGTTATACGCGGGTGACGACGGTGCAGGACAAGATTGTGCGTGGCCGGTTTGACATTGGCGACGATCTGGCTTATCGTGCGGTGCTTGGTTTGGACCTGGAGGGGGCGTTGGGGGTAGATGTAGCGCATAGTATGGTGCCATTGACGGTATATGTGCCCCGGCGGAACACGACTTCTTTTGTGTTGCCGGAGGAGGCATTGAATAATGGCATCCTCTACCCTGCCGGTACTTTTGCGATACAGCAGGAATTCAACAGTAAATATGTTATCACGCATATTGATTTCATGCGCAAGTTGCTGGAGCTGGGGCCGGATGAGTTGTCGGCATTGGAGATACGTATCCGCCCGGGTGCGGACGACCGGCAGTTGAAGGTACAGCTGGAGCGTTTGCTGGGTGGGCGTTATAAGGTGCAAACCCGTTATGAACAGAACCAGGCTTTGTATGCGATCATGCAGACAGAGAAATGGGCGGTATATGTGATCTTCAGTTTTATATTGGTGATCGCGGCCTTTAATATGGTCGGATCTTTATCGATGTTAGTGATTGAGAAGCGGAAGGACATTACCATTCTGAAAGCGATGGGAGCCCGGCAGCGGTTGATACGTCGGATATTCCTGGCAGAGGGGCTTATCATTGCTGGTGTGGGGACGTTGTTAGGGTTTGGTATCGGGATATTGGTTTGTGTGGTGCAACAGCAGTTTGGTCTGATCAAGCTGGAAGGGGCTTCTTTCCTGGTGGATGCTTACCCGGTGAGTATGTATTGGGGGGATTTTGTGTTGGTGAGTATGACGATTGTGGTGATTGGGTTAGCGGCGGGGTGGTATCCTGCGCATCGTGCGGCCCGGCAGGTGATTGAATTGAAGGCGACGTAG
- a CDS encoding transketolase has product MPQLNEIATQIRRDIVRMVHGVQSGHPGGSLGCTDFFTALYFKVMQHNPQPFDMDAKNEDVFFLSNGHISPVFYSALARSGYFPVSELSTFRKLNSRLQGHPTTHEHLPGIRVASGSLGQGLSVAIGAALTKKLNGDKHIVYSLHGDGELQEGQIWEAAMFAPHHKVDNLISTVDWNGQQIDGPTEEVGGLGDLDAKFTAFGWHVLHMNGNDMDEVVATLEKAKSLTGQGKPIMILMKTIMGKGVDFMEGHHEWHGIAPNDEQLAKALQQLPETTLGDY; this is encoded by the coding sequence ATGCCACAGCTGAACGAGATAGCAACACAAATCAGGAGAGACATAGTACGCATGGTACATGGCGTGCAAAGCGGCCACCCTGGAGGTTCTCTGGGATGTACAGATTTCTTCACCGCCTTATACTTTAAGGTGATGCAGCACAATCCCCAGCCGTTTGATATGGACGCAAAGAATGAAGACGTCTTCTTTCTTTCCAATGGTCACATTTCACCCGTTTTCTACAGCGCGTTGGCAAGATCAGGATACTTCCCAGTATCAGAACTCAGCACCTTCCGCAAACTGAACTCCAGACTGCAAGGGCACCCTACCACACATGAACACCTCCCCGGCATACGCGTCGCCTCCGGCTCCCTCGGCCAGGGCCTCAGCGTAGCTATCGGCGCAGCGCTCACCAAAAAACTCAACGGCGACAAACATATCGTATACTCCCTCCATGGCGATGGCGAATTACAAGAAGGCCAGATATGGGAGGCAGCCATGTTCGCACCTCACCATAAAGTAGATAATCTCATCTCTACCGTAGACTGGAACGGCCAGCAAATCGATGGCCCTACAGAAGAAGTAGGCGGCCTCGGCGACCTGGACGCTAAATTCACCGCCTTCGGCTGGCACGTACTCCACATGAACGGTAACGATATGGACGAAGTAGTAGCCACCCTCGAAAAAGCAAAAAGCCTCACCGGACAAGGCAAACCTATCATGATCCTCATGAAAACAATCATGGGTAAAGGAGTTGACTTCATGGAAGGCCACCACGAATGGCATGGCATCGCTCCCAACGACGAACAACTGGCTAAAGCCCTCCAGCAACTACCCGAGACTACCCTCGGCGACTATTAA
- a CDS encoding glycosyltransferase family 4 protein, whose amino-acid sequence MENVLIATALSFVVTYFAIPILIRVAELKHLYDEPDERKAHKSRIPTLGGLGFFFGFLLASSICVPASADSPFQYMVAAFFIMFVVGLKDDLVGLSPLKKLIGQLMASFAVIYLGNIQINSMYGFLGINELPIHFSLLLTYFTFLVIINAFNLIDGVDGQAGSIGMLVAAVLGAYFLQAGELIYAVIGFALAGGLAAFLIYNITPARIFMGDTGSLLIGIINAILIIKFINVAGSPAAKMPVSAVPAVAFAILVVPLFDTLRVFAIRMMHGRSPFSADRNHVHHYLLELKLNHRQTTLMTVTINALYIAAAFALQSIGTTWLMLLVVGSASLFTGLLYMLKKRATEAKLAPVPSPAPVSVLSTTEQYQDAQLPKAKVLLVNTDGVLQDK is encoded by the coding sequence ATGGAGAATGTATTAATTGCAACAGCGCTAAGTTTTGTTGTAACCTATTTTGCTATTCCGATCCTGATCAGGGTAGCGGAACTGAAGCACTTGTACGACGAACCAGATGAGCGCAAAGCACATAAATCAAGGATACCTACGCTTGGTGGATTGGGATTCTTCTTTGGATTCCTGCTGGCGTCTTCTATTTGTGTGCCCGCTTCTGCGGACTCTCCTTTTCAATATATGGTAGCGGCTTTTTTCATCATGTTCGTGGTGGGATTGAAAGATGATCTTGTTGGATTGTCTCCGTTGAAGAAACTGATCGGTCAGCTGATGGCCTCTTTTGCTGTTATTTACTTGGGTAACATCCAGATAAATAGCATGTATGGATTTTTAGGTATCAATGAATTACCTATTCATTTCAGTCTATTACTCACGTATTTTACGTTCCTAGTAATTATCAATGCATTTAACCTGATAGACGGGGTAGATGGTCAGGCCGGCAGTATTGGTATGCTGGTGGCTGCGGTATTAGGTGCTTATTTCCTGCAGGCGGGAGAGTTGATTTATGCAGTGATAGGGTTTGCGCTGGCAGGAGGATTGGCGGCATTCCTGATTTACAATATTACGCCAGCCCGGATTTTTATGGGTGATACCGGGTCATTGCTGATAGGTATTATCAATGCGATTTTGATTATTAAATTTATTAATGTGGCGGGCAGTCCGGCGGCTAAGATGCCGGTATCTGCTGTACCTGCGGTGGCGTTTGCTATCCTGGTAGTGCCTTTGTTCGATACTTTGCGTGTATTCGCTATCCGTATGATGCACGGCAGATCTCCTTTTTCTGCTGACCGGAATCACGTACATCACTATCTATTGGAGTTGAAACTGAATCACAGACAGACGACGTTAATGACAGTAACTATAAATGCACTATATATTGCAGCTGCATTTGCGTTGCAATCTATTGGTACGACCTGGTTAATGTTGCTAGTGGTAGGGTCTGCCAGCTTGTTCACGGGTCTCCTGTACATGTTGAAGAAGCGTGCAACGGAGGCGAAATTGGCGCCGGTGCCGTCTCCTGCTCCAGTATCGGTATTATCTACTACGGAACAGTACCAGGATGCTCAGTTGCCTAAGGCCAAAGTATTGCTCGTCAATACAGATGGAGTATTACAGGACAAGTAA
- the frr gene encoding ribosome recycling factor: MQDDLTLIMDDATESMEKAIKHLEVELTKIRAGKANPQILDGITVDYYGAHTPLNQVANVSVVDARTLSIQPWEKNMLQPIERAIIASNIGINPQNDGIIIRLFLPPLTEERRRELVKRVNGEGEQAKVSVRNIRRDAIEGIKKLQKDGLSEDVAKDAEADVQVLTDKHIALVDKHCVAKEKEIMVV; the protein is encoded by the coding sequence ATGCAAGATGATCTTACACTAATAATGGATGATGCCACCGAATCTATGGAGAAGGCTATCAAACACCTGGAGGTGGAATTGACCAAAATCCGCGCCGGGAAAGCCAATCCGCAGATATTGGATGGTATCACTGTGGATTATTACGGAGCGCATACACCGCTTAACCAGGTTGCCAACGTAAGTGTGGTAGATGCGCGTACCTTATCAATTCAACCCTGGGAGAAAAATATGCTGCAGCCGATAGAGCGGGCTATTATTGCTTCTAATATCGGGATCAATCCGCAGAATGATGGTATCATCATTCGTTTGTTCCTGCCGCCGCTGACAGAAGAAAGGAGACGTGAGCTAGTAAAACGTGTAAATGGAGAGGGAGAGCAAGCCAAGGTATCAGTTCGTAATATCCGTCGTGATGCGATAGAGGGGATTAAAAAGTTACAGAAAGATGGCCTGAGTGAAGATGTGGCGAAGGATGCAGAGGCGGATGTACAGGTGTTGACCGACAAACATATTGCATTGGTTGACAAGCACTGTGTTGCTAAAGAGAAAGAGATCATGGTTGTATAG
- a CDS encoding DMT family transporter: protein MNHRLSHWGIFLLLSLTWGSSFILMKLGMEALSPYQVASLRLVTAGLALSPFFFKFIRQTPASKIPTIILSGILGNGLPAFLFCWAETRIDSSLAGILNALAPLMALLAGLLFFKAPIKRQQLLGVTIGLIGVVGLFAAKGLDAGYWEYGLLVVLATVCYGVNISLVHHHLVGYGSLQLGSIALAFCALCGLPILIFTGFFQLLSGPDIPWKSIAASSTLGIVGSGIASVLFYVLIRKAGGMFASMVTYALPVVAIGWGLVAGESISWLQVVCLGIILIGVYLVNKFK from the coding sequence TTGAACCATCGCTTATCTCATTGGGGAATATTTCTCCTCCTATCGCTCACCTGGGGTAGTTCCTTCATATTGATGAAACTGGGCATGGAAGCCCTCTCACCCTATCAAGTAGCCAGCCTTCGACTTGTCACTGCCGGCTTAGCCCTGTCACCCTTCTTTTTTAAATTCATCCGCCAGACACCCGCCTCCAAGATCCCGACCATTATTCTTTCGGGGATATTAGGCAACGGGCTCCCCGCCTTCCTGTTTTGCTGGGCCGAAACCCGCATAGATAGCTCGCTGGCCGGGATACTTAATGCACTCGCCCCCCTCATGGCCCTCCTGGCGGGACTACTGTTTTTCAAAGCACCCATCAAAAGACAACAGCTGCTGGGTGTTACGATAGGGCTGATCGGTGTAGTAGGGCTTTTCGCCGCAAAAGGACTGGATGCCGGCTACTGGGAATATGGCCTGCTGGTCGTACTGGCCACCGTCTGCTATGGAGTCAATATCAGCCTGGTACACCATCACCTGGTAGGATATGGCTCCTTACAGCTGGGCTCCATTGCCCTCGCATTCTGTGCACTCTGTGGCCTTCCCATATTGATATTCACCGGTTTCTTCCAGTTGCTGAGCGGACCAGACATTCCCTGGAAGTCCATTGCCGCCTCCAGTACGCTGGGCATCGTCGGTAGCGGCATCGCCTCCGTACTCTTTTATGTGCTGATCCGCAAGGCAGGAGGCATGTTTGCCTCTATGGTTACCTATGCATTGCCCGTAGTGGCAATCGGATGGGGACTGGTCGCCGGAGAATCTATCTCTTGGCTGCAGGTAGTCTGCCTGGGTATCATCCTGATCGGCGTCTACCTGGTCAACAAATTCAAATAA
- a CDS encoding PPK2 family polyphosphate kinase: MAKIKLSEISTLPPKKLDKEHIKEETSMILQELDELQNLLYAQQQHSVLIVLQGMDASGKDGLIRNVMSHLNPQGVDVQSFKAPTAQELGHDFLWRVHQHAPPKGYIQVFNRSHYEDVLVQRVHKWVDEKTIYKRMEAINAFEHLLAEHNNTQILKFYLHISPEEQQQRLKERTTNPRKMWKYNKNDEVEAKFWKKYMEAYDDVFKHCSDIPWTIVPADHNWYKEYLVARILRDTLRGLKMKYPKLDVK; encoded by the coding sequence ATGGCAAAGATCAAACTGTCAGAAATAAGCACTTTACCACCTAAAAAGCTGGACAAAGAACATATCAAAGAGGAGACCAGCATGATCCTGCAGGAATTGGATGAATTACAAAACCTGTTATATGCACAGCAGCAACACAGTGTGCTGATTGTGTTGCAGGGGATGGATGCCAGCGGGAAAGATGGCCTGATCCGAAATGTGATGAGTCATCTTAATCCTCAGGGGGTGGATGTTCAGTCGTTTAAGGCGCCGACGGCACAAGAGCTGGGGCATGATTTCCTTTGGCGGGTACACCAGCATGCCCCCCCAAAGGGCTATATCCAGGTATTTAACCGCTCTCACTATGAGGACGTACTGGTACAGCGGGTACATAAGTGGGTAGATGAAAAGACGATTTACAAACGTATGGAGGCGATCAATGCTTTTGAGCACTTACTGGCGGAACATAATAACACGCAAATATTGAAATTTTATCTGCATATCTCTCCGGAGGAGCAGCAGCAGCGGTTAAAGGAGCGTACAACCAACCCGCGGAAGATGTGGAAGTATAATAAAAATGACGAAGTAGAGGCTAAATTCTGGAAAAAATATATGGAGGCCTATGACGATGTTTTCAAACATTGTAGTGATATCCCCTGGACGATCGTTCCTGCTGATCATAACTGGTATAAAGAATACCTGGTGGCGCGGATACTGCGGGATACATTGAGGGGGTTAAAGATGAAATATCCTAAGTTGGATGTTAAATAA
- the mscL gene encoding large conductance mechanosensitive channel protein MscL produces the protein MSFFKEFKEFAVKGNVMDLAVGVIIGGAFGKIVTSLVDNILMPVIGVFTGGANFTDSFVLLNDSKGTGFKSLAEAKAAGAPAFAYGAFIQSILDFIIIAFCIFLLVKFMNRLSRKKEESPAAPAEPSTQEKLLMEIRDALKSR, from the coding sequence ATGTCATTCTTCAAAGAATTCAAAGAGTTTGCCGTGAAAGGCAACGTAATGGACCTGGCAGTGGGTGTGATCATAGGCGGTGCTTTCGGCAAGATCGTTACATCGCTGGTAGATAATATCCTGATGCCTGTTATTGGTGTATTTACAGGAGGCGCCAATTTCACTGATAGTTTTGTATTGCTGAATGACAGCAAGGGAACTGGTTTTAAATCTTTAGCAGAAGCGAAGGCGGCTGGTGCCCCGGCATTTGCTTACGGTGCTTTTATTCAGAGTATCCTTGATTTTATTATTATTGCATTCTGTATATTTCTGCTGGTGAAATTTATGAATCGTCTGAGCCGTAAGAAAGAAGAGTCACCCGCAGCACCTGCAGAGCCTAGCACCCAGGAAAAACTACTGATGGAGATCCGTGATGCCCTGAAGTCCAGGTAA
- a CDS encoding DUF3078 domain-containing protein, with protein MKKFLFSLVGSLLLFFTAQAQTDWMKTSREEVSKKIKKDDKDTVPAVWKKGALFNVNINQGSLTNWAAGGDKFSFSIASTFNGFAFYKKGRHSWDNVLDLAYGYVNTTSLGGRKSDDRIDVTTKYGYDIGRNWYVSGLVNIRTQFSDGYLYPADTVPDRVSRFFAPAYILVSPGFDYKPNTALSVFLSPITSRFVVVMDNTLAAKGAYGVDTGRHVKTEIGAYMSVNFGKEILKNISYKTRLDLFSDYKHNPQNIDVFWTNMLVMKVNKYISANVSVDMIYDDDVRVFANSKTGVLGPRLQLKQVIGVGFSLKI; from the coding sequence ATGAAAAAGTTTCTATTCTCCCTGGTAGGCAGCCTACTGTTATTTTTCACCGCACAGGCACAGACGGACTGGATGAAAACATCTAGGGAAGAGGTGAGTAAAAAGATCAAAAAAGATGATAAGGACACGGTACCGGCTGTCTGGAAAAAAGGAGCTTTATTTAACGTAAATATCAACCAGGGATCTCTTACGAACTGGGCTGCCGGCGGTGACAAGTTCTCTTTCTCTATAGCGTCTACTTTTAACGGTTTTGCTTTTTACAAAAAAGGGCGTCATTCCTGGGATAACGTACTGGACCTAGCTTACGGTTATGTAAACACCACCAGTCTGGGAGGACGTAAAAGCGATGACAGGATTGATGTGACTACCAAATATGGATATGATATAGGCCGTAACTGGTATGTAAGCGGGTTAGTGAATATTCGTACCCAGTTCTCTGATGGTTACCTTTACCCGGCGGATACTGTACCCGATCGGGTATCGCGATTCTTTGCTCCTGCTTATATTTTGGTATCACCGGGTTTTGATTACAAACCCAATACAGCCTTGTCTGTATTTCTCTCTCCGATCACAAGCCGTTTTGTAGTGGTAATGGATAATACACTGGCCGCGAAAGGCGCTTATGGCGTAGACACCGGCAGACACGTGAAAACAGAGATAGGTGCTTATATGAGTGTTAACTTCGGGAAAGAGATATTGAAAAATATATCTTATAAAACCCGGCTGGATCTGTTCTCTGATTACAAACACAACCCGCAGAATATTGATGTGTTCTGGACGAATATGCTGGTAATGAAGGTGAACAAGTATATTTCTGCCAACGTATCAGTAGATATGATCTATGACGACGATGTAAGGGTATTTGCAAATAGCAAGACGGGTGTATTGGGGCCACGGTTACAACTCAAACAGGTCATAGGGGTCGGGTTTTCGCTTAAGATATGA
- a CDS encoding segregation and condensation protein A produces MSEQVTYKIKLPQFEGPFDLLLFFIERDELDIYNIPITKITQDFLVYIHELESLNIELASEFILFVSTLMRIKAKMLLPRKEIDEQGNEIDPRQELIDKILEYKRYKQAAAELAEKEADRMLQIKRGNIAKELAMIGEATSEGTEVQTLTLFKLTKTFEKIMQRVKERENKPQHVVYKYDYTMEGSRMYMMELAGNEKTLSFEKIFDHCKDRVHAIFLFLSMLELVQQKCLGIMVGEGRNNFIIDYIEPEDREEDVAGEF; encoded by the coding sequence ATGAGTGAACAAGTAACATATAAGATAAAACTGCCTCAGTTCGAGGGACCTTTTGATCTGCTGCTATTTTTCATAGAGCGTGATGAGCTGGATATTTACAATATCCCTATTACAAAGATCACACAGGATTTCCTGGTCTATATACATGAGCTGGAATCGCTTAACATTGAACTGGCGAGCGAATTCATCTTATTTGTATCCACATTGATGCGGATCAAAGCTAAAATGTTGCTACCCAGGAAAGAAATAGATGAGCAGGGTAACGAGATAGATCCCCGCCAGGAGCTGATCGATAAGATATTGGAATACAAACGGTACAAGCAGGCGGCCGCTGAGTTAGCAGAAAAGGAAGCGGACCGCATGTTGCAGATCAAGCGGGGTAATATTGCCAAGGAATTAGCTATGATCGGAGAAGCAACCAGTGAAGGTACGGAAGTACAGACGCTGACATTGTTCAAACTGACCAAGACTTTTGAAAAGATCATGCAGCGTGTAAAAGAGCGGGAAAATAAGCCTCAGCACGTTGTATACAAATATGACTATACCATGGAAGGCTCCAGAATGTACATGATGGAGCTGGCAGGTAACGAAAAAACGCTTTCTTTCGAAAAGATATTTGACCATTGTAAAGACAGGGTACATGCGATCTTCCTATTCCTCAGTATGTTGGAACTGGTGCAGCAGAAATGCCTGGGGATCATGGTCGGAGAAGGTCGGAATAACTTTATTATCGACTACATCGAACCGGAAGACCGGGAAGAAGATGTGGCGGGTGAATTTTAA